One Kribbella sp. NBC_00662 genomic region harbors:
- a CDS encoding nicotinate phosphoribosyltransferase: MLQASLADGTAQRRSVFELFARRLPDGRRYGVVAGVNRLLDALERFRFDEQTIAFLADRGVVDQATRDWLADYRFSGDISGYADGEIFFPGSPVLVVESSFAEAVLLETVFLSILNHDSAVASAASRMTWWAGGRPCIEMGSRRTHEEAAVASALAAYIAGFSTTSNLEAARRFGIPSAGTAAHSFTLLHDRERDAFRSQVDALGKGTTLLVDTYDVAEAVRTAIELTGPDLGAVRLDSGDLPSLAGQVRELLDSLGATKTRIIVTSDLDEFQIAALAPAPVDGYGVGTSLVTGSGYPTCGFVYKLVAREDESGTLIPVAKKSPDKISIGGRKWALRRRSPAGVAELELIGVGEQPVDDGDDRVLLKSLVEAGKVVGRTTPAESQAFHQKVRDELPRSASQLSRGEPAIPTEYVGDYDARNPFHPRSHT, translated from the coding sequence ATGCTGCAGGCCAGCCTGGCCGACGGCACGGCGCAACGCCGCTCGGTCTTCGAGCTGTTCGCCCGCCGCCTGCCGGACGGCCGCCGGTACGGCGTGGTGGCCGGCGTCAACCGGCTGCTCGACGCGCTCGAGCGGTTCCGTTTCGACGAGCAGACGATCGCCTTCCTGGCCGATCGCGGCGTCGTGGACCAGGCTACCCGGGACTGGCTGGCGGACTACCGGTTCAGCGGCGACATCTCCGGTTACGCCGACGGCGAGATCTTCTTCCCGGGCTCCCCCGTGCTCGTGGTCGAGTCCTCGTTCGCCGAGGCAGTGCTCCTGGAAACCGTTTTCCTCTCGATCCTCAACCACGACTCCGCAGTCGCCTCGGCCGCGTCGCGGATGACCTGGTGGGCCGGTGGGCGGCCCTGTATCGAGATGGGCTCACGCCGGACCCACGAAGAGGCAGCGGTCGCGAGCGCGCTGGCGGCGTACATCGCCGGCTTCTCCACGACCTCGAACCTGGAGGCGGCCCGCCGGTTCGGTATCCCGAGCGCCGGTACGGCGGCGCACTCGTTCACGCTGCTGCACGACCGCGAGCGGGACGCGTTCCGGTCCCAGGTCGACGCGCTCGGCAAGGGCACCACGCTGCTCGTCGACACGTACGACGTCGCCGAAGCTGTCCGCACCGCGATCGAGCTGACCGGACCCGACCTCGGCGCGGTCCGGCTCGACTCGGGCGATCTACCGTCGCTGGCCGGCCAGGTCCGCGAGCTGCTCGACTCGCTCGGCGCGACCAAGACCCGGATCATCGTCACCAGCGACCTGGACGAGTTCCAGATCGCCGCGCTCGCCCCGGCTCCCGTCGACGGGTACGGCGTGGGTACGTCGCTGGTCACCGGCTCGGGGTACCCGACCTGTGGGTTCGTGTACAAGCTGGTCGCCCGCGAGGACGAGAGCGGCACGCTGATCCCGGTGGCGAAGAAGAGCCCGGACAAGATCTCGATCGGCGGCCGGAAGTGGGCGCTGCGGCGGCGGTCGCCGGCCGGGGTCGCGGAGCTCGAGCTGATCGGGGTCGGCGAGCAGCCGGTCGACGACGGTGACGACCGCGTGCTGCTGAAGTCGCTGGTCGAGGCCGGGAAGGTCGTCGGCCGGACCACTCCGGCGGAGTCGCAGGCTTTCCACCAGAAAGTCCGCGACGAGCTCCCCCGCTCGGCCAGCCAGCTGAGCCGCGGCGAGCCGGCCATCCCGACCGAGTACGTGGGCGACTACGACGCCCGCAACCCGTTCCATCCCCGGAGTCATACGTGA
- the clpS gene encoding ATP-dependent Clp protease adapter ClpS yields MSTAPSELDSPEVTEGIQLSPPWMTIVWNDPVNLMDYVTFVFQTYFGYSKQKAEKLMLQVHQEGKSAVSNGNREAMERDVEAMHSYGLWATCEKS; encoded by the coding sequence GTGAGCACCGCACCGAGCGAGCTGGACAGCCCCGAGGTCACCGAGGGGATCCAGCTGAGCCCGCCCTGGATGACGATCGTCTGGAACGATCCGGTCAACCTGATGGACTACGTCACGTTCGTGTTCCAGACGTACTTCGGCTACTCCAAGCAGAAGGCGGAGAAGCTGATGCTCCAGGTGCACCAGGAAGGCAAGTCGGCGGTCTCGAACGGCAACCGGGAAGCGATGGAACGCGACGTGGAAGCGATGCACTCCTACGGCCTGTGGGCCACCTGCGAGAAGTCGTGA
- a CDS encoding DUF2017 domain-containing protein codes for MTRFRKRRKTVVVSFAEHEADILANLLRNLVELLYDGLPPRSAESSDPLAALLESDGPTSPPEDVVLQRLLPDAYKTDDMASAEFRRFTERGLREGKVTDAKRVLSALEESGADEIALEPDEQLSWLRALNDLRLAIGTRLDIKDEDDYTTWEKLPDDDPRRLTYDLYDWLGYLQSALLHNMR; via the coding sequence GTGACGCGTTTCCGCAAGCGCCGCAAGACCGTCGTCGTCAGCTTTGCCGAACACGAGGCGGACATCCTGGCGAACCTGCTCCGCAACCTGGTCGAGCTCCTGTACGACGGCCTGCCGCCGCGCTCGGCCGAGTCGAGCGACCCGCTCGCGGCGCTGCTGGAGTCGGACGGGCCGACGTCGCCGCCGGAGGACGTCGTACTGCAGCGGCTGCTGCCGGACGCTTACAAGACCGACGACATGGCGTCGGCGGAGTTCCGGCGGTTCACCGAGCGCGGGCTGCGCGAGGGCAAGGTCACCGACGCGAAACGGGTCCTGTCGGCGTTGGAGGAGTCCGGCGCCGACGAGATCGCCCTGGAGCCCGACGAACAGCTCTCCTGGCTCCGCGCCCTGAACGACCTCCGCCTCGCCATCGGCACCCGCCTCGACATCAAGGACGAGGACGACTACACCACCTGGGAGAAACTCCCCGACGACGACCCCCGCCGCCTCACCTACGACCTCTACGACTGGCTCGGCTACCTCCAGTCGGCCTTGCTACATAACATGCGCTAG